Below is a window of Anas platyrhynchos isolate ZD024472 breed Pekin duck chromosome 13, IASCAAS_PekinDuck_T2T, whole genome shotgun sequence DNA.
TTCCAAACAGCTGTACTTCACAATGGTTTCTCTGCACACATTCGGACATTACTTTTCCATAATGGCCTTCAGATGACAAGTGACTGGGTGACAGCAGAACTCCAGCCTCCACCAGGTAAAAAGAAACGTGAGGGAGGTCTGAAGTTTGTGTTCTGTACTCGTCTGTGGACTAGACATCAAAAGGTGACAGGTTTAATACTAAATGGCATTTTCCCCTACACCTGCTATGTTGGTTTTACCAAACTATTTAGTCCAGGCCTTTCTCTACAGCCGTGAAGCCTGGAATATAATCTGGAGAGGCACAACATGAATAACTCATACAAAAAGTTTCTAAAAAGTCCTTGCTAAGGCAAAGATAACCTACTTTCATACGTTTTATGATAATGAAATATGATATTGCCTTGAATTACAAGGTGTATGTGAAATATGTAATGCTGTGTGGTATAGCTTTACTTACAGTGGCTAGGAATATTCATCCTTCCATTGCTGATAGAATCGTGtgatatataaaaaacaaagaaaatatacaaCATAGATAAAACATACCAAAGAGTTTAACCAGTGTCTTAGAAACACGATTTTCTTACAACTTCTGTAAtgagttatttttcttgtttttctattttataattctgtgattctataggTGCTGCAAATACAGCTGTCACTAATTTGTCCTGTGCTACTCAATTCACCATTTTTAGTACCGTTTCTCTCCACTGCACTTGGCTTCCTGGCAAAGGGGCCCCAGAAGATACCAAGTACTTTCTATTTTACAGGTTGGTGTCTTCTCCCAATTTACTCAGCAACAAATTTCTTTAAGAACATCATTTaacacaaatgttttaatttagGTATGAGACCTGCACTGAAGAATGTCAAGATTATATCAAAGACAAGTGGAACAGGAATATAGAGTGCAGATTTTCAGTGACTCATATTATTCCTGATGAGATCGACAAACTCATTGTAATACATATTAATGGGTCTAGCAAGTATGCTGCAATCAGACCTTTTCAGCAATTATTTAACCAAAATGCCATTGGTGAgtagaaatgcattaaaaaaaaaaaagtaaatgtctAGCAGGGTTGTCAAAAGATTTGTAAATTAATATTAGTGAACTGAATTGTCCTTGATGCAGGTGAAAGCATGTGCTGGTTTTGCGTGGATGTCAATGAAACTGGAAGGGAGGATGAGACAGAAACTGATGGCTTCAACTAACTTAGATTTTAATAATTTGTTATAGAATgacaaaaattgaaagaaaaactagAAAGAGAATTAATATTCTGTAGCCTAAGgattatttaaatatacattttctaTTGAGTTAATTAATATACCTTCAAGTAGTTTTTACTACCTTTTGTTTTACATCTGTTCTTTAAAAGGAACACAACGTTCAGGATAACCATGTCTTAAAGGAAGGCATTAGACTATAGAATAAAAGGCGTTAGCCATCAGTCTCTTCAGCCCaaggaatttattttccttcatcatTAGTTCCATgcctttcactttttttgtaCACATGTAACATTTCCCTTTCTCATAGCTTTATTAACATATAAAACATTTGACATCGTTTCTTTCTAGAAATCAGCCTCATAATAGTTGCCGATCCATTTCTAtgatttttcccccattttcagCAACTTCCcttgctgcattttctttttatttttaataaaaagatttttttctaaacagtcTATTATTAATTTCATGCatttgtgaaaaataatttaataaataccTCCCCCCCAATAATCTActttttgaaagcttttaactggatttttaaactgttttcccttaattattttctgtaatataGTTATTCCtcccaaatcctttttttttttttttttttttttccccaaaatgtgaaataaattcaAGGATTATAGGTCCTACTTGGAAACACTATCAAGTTCTAAACTGCTCCAATTGTTAGAATTTTAGCTTTGCTCTATAAATAACTggtatgattttctttttgtagaaaAAGTGAATGTTCCCAGAAATGTCTCTGTATTCTTAGAGCAAAATGATCTCCTGGCCACATGGGAGAAGccaatttctcctttctctaaAGAGTGTTTTGAATATGAATTTTACCTCATCAACTTGAAGACAGGTAACGAGCAGGTAATTGCTTTTCTGGTGCCCAAGTGTTACGTCATGATCCCTCCTCTGAGCTGAGTGTCCTCAATAGCTAGAAgttgcctttatgcagccttgGAAAAAAGCCTCGTATTCATGGATATGgtacaaatttaaaataattttaaataaaacctgcATCAATGCATTTTTTGAAACTATGGATTATTGGTGAAACTCGTGTCCCATTTGTGACTTTGGTTCAACAAAGCCAAAGTCTCATCAGTTTGcacattttaattcttcttttggACACCATTTATGTCTACAACAAACTACTTCCAAGacagcttggaaaacagaaggacAAAAAGGAAAGTTTTATTGCATCTAGCTTTAACAGGATGAAGGTAGAAAATTCTGAAACTCCAGCATGAAGCGTCTTAAGGAAGAATCCAAAATGAAGCATCTTTCAAAAACTTTGCCCTAAGACATAGGTGTATTAGGAGAGAAATTACACTTACAAATAGAgttatttcttcaaaaacaagGCCTGATGCTTACTCTTAGTctagtaaagatttttttaaaaataaaaagatgaaaaagatttttttttgcctgagtTGCCTAGCCATAAGTAATCTACAACAGTATGATATTGTTTTTCTAACAGATATGGAACATATACTCAAATGAATTCAGATTACGGATTGACGTTACCTGCAAGTATTCCATACAAATAAGAGCTAACCATCATATATGTTGTAGAAGAGGATTTTGGAGTGACTGGAGTGAAATTCTTTATGTTGGTAAGAATGATATGCCCTtgtcttgtaaaaaaaaaataatacattgtaGTAATTAatacattagaaataaaaaatatcccCCCAACTTTTGAACAtgtagattattattatttttttaaacagtttgttGTTTGTATATGCTTATGTTTTCAGAGTCTACATCTACTTTAGACTAGCTTAAGGCCCAAGTTCTAGCTAAGGCCTTTTAATTACATTACTTCTTTAGTTTTCACATATATTTCTCTGGCATGCACCATGATACTCATGCTGGAAGTTAATATGAGTGGTCATGTCAATTACTACTTTATTAGAgctatcataaaaaaaaaaaatagaaaaatgaaacaaaaccaaaaccacaacaaaaaacaaaacaaaaccagcatgaTTTTAGCATCTTTGGAACATAATAATTTGCCCCactttgttctgtattttctgcttgctgaacatggctttttttttctttttcttttctggaaataGCAGTTTTCTTATCATGGCACGTTATCGACTGTTTGTTCATAGACATCCTGCTTTGCTGTTATCTTTTGAGTTTCTTCACTTCCTGGttttcacaaaaagaaaaaagaaaaaaaaagaaagtagtcCCTTACTCTCTCCTGTTTACTATACTTTTTCCTGTAGCAGCAGTCTTCTGACTTTGctaaaaattgaaatataattctgcttcctttccttgaGCTGTGGTGATCAAACCAGATTCAGTGCAGCCATATGATGCCAAAAAGAGCATTGTGAAAGTGGATCTTGATGCCATCAGTCTCTGAGAGGTTGGTTGGAAGCACTACAGTCAGACAAAGCTAGATACAGAAATCATTAATGCAGCTGAGTAGGCCGGCCGGCCTTATTAACTATACATGACATCAAATCTGTGAGATGGTAGGTACCTGTGAATAGCCACTGCCACGACTcacagtttaaaagaaaatctataggTCAAGTTTGGGGCAGAGAAATACCTCGCAGCACATTTGTGCTGTCCTGATTCTGCTTTCCCAGCAAAGCTGAAGCATTTGAAGGCACCTCTACAGCAGCTCAAGTGCTTTTGGAGCCATCTCTGTTGTGCAGAGTGATGATAACTGGGGAACCTGGGAACATCATCATTACAGACTCCCAGACTCCTCCACTAATGCTCAGCAAATACTGGATATGGGAAATCCACTgggatgataaaaaaaaaaaaaaaaaaaaaaaagataaaaagaaagtcAGTCTTCCAATAAAAATTACTAAAGTCTCAAACATATCCAGGATGGGCCTTAACACTGGCTCGGCTGGGAATAACCCAGCTGGGTTGACAGTTATACCTCAAATCCTactttcttgaaagaaaattagCCATCCTACCATGCTTGTTGTTGAAAGACTGACTGTATACCACTGCCACAGCGGTACAAAGGCCCAGGATGGATCCATGTAGGCATGCTCGTGACATTGCCCTGGTCGTGGggcctgctgtgctgctgcagcctctggtgGAGATGGCAGGCTCAGCTCCCTGTTTCTCTGAAAGAAATTAGGCCAAAATTGAATATTGTTTTGTCTGCAGCACCAATAAACCCAtcaggcctgctgctggccgATTCATGTCCTCTCAATTACCTGGTAATGGCAGAGCTGACATCCTGATGCATGGGACAGGTAGTTATCGGAAGCACACACAGACTCAGCAAccttttgaaaatgcagttcAATGTAAATGCTTTTGTTATGTGGCATAATATGGCACAAAATAATGGTCATGGTCACTAAGCAtgcctttttaaaatggaaacgTTGACCTTGATAGAAATACCTGTCTGCTCCCAGGCAGAGGCAGTAGAGAAATTCTCCCTGAGGAAATGTAGCAGCAACAGCTCACAAGAAAAATTGGGTGTTTCAACATCTTTTTTTGCAGGGAAgttaacaaagtcagagaagtGTAGTTGTTGGCTAGAGAGGAttaacagaaatgaagaaggGTTTAATGGAGAACAAACAGGTTGTGCCTGAGGTTATAAGCAAGCAGTGCCTCTGCTGGGTACCAGCCATGCGAATACAGCACGGCGTGGTGCATCCCAGGGTGTGGTGTAAAGCAGCCTGGCATCCTGGTGGTACTGGCAGAGCAGGCACTTCACGCTTCTCGGCTTGGTggcaataaaatgaaagaaatgtattGATGAAATCAAAAAGTCAGCTTCATGGCAACTATTCTTGAAGCTctacacttcagttttaaacaGAGGTAGCAGGTCTTCATAGTTTGTGTGTTAAACTGTGATCTGAATATAAAACAGCTGATGAAACCTTTTGTAAAAGTGTGCTTAAAAATAACCTGTGATAAAGtgcatgttttatatatattattattatttttttcttgaaactcaggagaaaacaaacaggagaaTTTCATAGCCTGGATTCTGGCTGTGCTCTGTGTGTCCATGTGTGCTACAATCGTGCTTGTTGGTATAATATGCAAAATGTAAGTATCAATAACTTCGTTGTAATTACAGTGTAACTAAGTAGTAGGTGTTGAACAGGTGTGGGGTGACATTAAAAGCTTTGCTTAATTTTCAGGAGGGGCACCAAGTTCAGTATTCAAGCATAATTATGCAAAGCAAAAGTACCGAATCCTCATTACACTACATTACAGTACATCCTCattaattatttataataacATTCAGCAAAATTGGAGAGGTAAGAGGGTTgttcaatttaattttaagaaaaaaaaaaaagtatatatatactgAGTTAGGAGAATTCCTTAAAAACCTGTTTGTCCACATCTCATTTCCTCACTTAAATGGATATTGTTGGGTCAACAGTTTCCACAGGAGGATTCTGTCTTTAACCCTGGTGAAACTGCTAAGAGCGTCTTTCATGGCTAAAATGTACAGTCCAGTATTTTCTCAGTCGTGTCTACATCAGCCTGTACAACTACACTCAATACTGGGCCCCAGGCATATGGTCTGAATTACAGGTGACATCAAGGAGTGTGGTAGATGCTCTGAAGATGTAGAAATTCTGGTCCTTTGAGCTTGTTGCTCCTCCTTACCCCTTATCAGGAGGAAGTGTATTGAACTGTTGCTTGTTATGAGCTTTTTAAACTATTTGTttagcttatttttaaatactacaGAGGCTATAGATGCCAAAACAGATGCTTTATAGCCCAGCTTCCCAAAATGTGCTGTAAAGAAACCCAGCTACATTGGATTTCTGTAGCAGTGACTGATCAGGTCATAAGTGATGAATTAAAGAATCAATGTAATTACAAGCTTCTTCCCTGAAACATGGAGCAAGCAGCAATTATCAGGTCCACAATAAACACAGCTCCCAGTAACTTAGGCGCTGTCCTCAACTCTGCtacttattttaattaatttctttagtGCCTTTTAAATTATTGGTCATCCTGATAGGTCCATgactattttccttttttatcaaATAAAGAAAGGTCTTCTCTCCAGGAatgttatattaaaataaatgttattaacTCTCCCAAAGCATCTGATATCCATTATAACCTGTTCTTAAATTAATTTAGTTAGTCTAGCAGGTCTCAACAAATAATtgtatttggaaaaagaaagattaacTATACAGAGAGTTTATATTCATATTGCATTCATATACACATGTTCTTAAGCAGCCTTAGTATGTTGGTGGATATCTCCAAACCACCCTTGCAAACATCACAGATACCTGTATGGACTGACCTCTCTGTATGGCTGTAGGTCCTCCACTGCTCTGTCACCAACTCGATCAGCTCTCTCATCTCTCTTTGGGATAGCCACAAACATCTTTGTCCAAAAACAGTTAGTAGCACTCATAATGCTCCTTGTTGTCCCATGGAATTTAGCAACTATTTGGATATTATGCAAATACCCTTGAAAAGAGATGGGGAAGAAATTGGTATAGATTTCTACTCAAAGACTGGCTTGAAGATGCTGTACTAATGCATTTTATGAACTTTAATCCACTGGGCAAATTTAAGCTAGCATTTCCAGTATCAGATGTTTGACACTGGTAGCTTCTAGGATTTTCTCTCTGCCTGACTGGTGTATAATTCTCTAGCACCCAAAGGCTCATTACATACCATCTTTGCCAAAGTGATTAAAGTTTTATCTGCCTGCTCTTTCATGGTTTTGCTATCTTTCTTCTGTCCATCCCTGGCAGTTTCCTACTCAGTACCTTGTCACTTCTCTACTCCATTGTCCCTTTCTCTAGTCCTCCAGCCCACCCTGGGAGGAAGTGCGAAAAGATGAAGCGTAGTGCTTAGCCTGCACGTTTATTGAATGTGCAGATATTAAAAGTAGAACAGGTTCCCTAGATCACAATTTCATTATTaccctctttcatttttactgCTGTTGAAAATTCATGAAGTGTACCATGCAATTCAAGCCACAGAATCATTTCAAATTTCATACAATTTGAAGGCATTATAAGGAATTTCATTACACCAAAGACTTCTATAAATTTTTCTGTATAATTCTTGGTGACTACAATCATCGGAAATAAAGACCactgcttgggaaaaaaatatcccaagGCAAGATAGCCCTC
It encodes the following:
- the IL5RA gene encoding interleukin-5 receptor subunit alpha isoform X1 — its product is MTSMMRVCLILLWTMIVVQLHVPQGKAVQVFPPVNFTLTVSALARVLLRWKPNPNQEQKNYTIRYDVKILAPVSEEYDTKKTHSFQTAVLHNGFSAHIRTLLFHNGLQMTSDWVTAELQPPPGAANTAVTNLSCATQFTIFSTVSLHCTWLPGKGAPEDTKYFLFYRYETCTEECQDYIKDKWNRNIECRFSVTHIIPDEIDKLIVIHINGSSKYAAIRPFQQLFNQNAIEKVNVPRNVSVFLEQNDLLATWEKPISPFSKECFEYEFYLINLKTGNEQIWNIYSNEFRLRIDVTCKYSIQIRANHHICCRRGFWSDWSEILYVGENKQENFIAWILAVLCVSMCATIVLVGIICKMKFVWRKLFPPIPTPSNKFRDPFPNEYERARTCTSETETELVSFDEDLSCSALDDFVF
- the IL5RA gene encoding interleukin-5 receptor subunit alpha isoform X2, with protein sequence MTSMMRVCLILLWTMIVVQLHVPQGKAVQVFPPVNFTLTVSALARVLLRWKPNPNQEQKNYTIRYDVKILAPVSEEYDTKKTHSFQTAVLHNGFSAHIRTLLFHNGLQMTSDWVTAELQPPPGAANTAVTNLSCATQFTIFSTVSLHCTWLPGKGAPEDTKYFLFYRYETCTEECQDYIKDKWNRNIECRFSVTHIIPDEIDKLIVIHINGSSKYAAIRPFQQLFNQNAIEKVNVPRNVSVFLEQNDLLATWEKPISPFSKECFEYEFYLINLKTGNEQIWNIYSNEFRLRIDVTCKYSIQIRANHHICCRRGFWSDWSEILYVGENKQENFIAWILAVLCVSMCATIVLVGIICKMPFNATAHGKVANFSKRDSTIARVKKLKHRVKPQGSCRVFLKPEGANKC
- the IL5RA gene encoding interleukin-5 receptor subunit alpha isoform X3, with amino-acid sequence MTSMMRVCLILLWTMIVVQLHVPQGKAVQVFPPVNFTLTVSALARVLLRWKPNPNQEQKNYTIRYDVKILAPVSEEYDTKKTHSFQTAVLHNGFSAHIRTLLFHNGLQMTSDWVTAELQPPPGAANTAVTNLSCATQFTIFSTVSLHCTWLPGKGAPEDTKYFLFYRYETCTEECQDYIKDKWNRNIECRFSVTHIIPDEIDKLIVIHINGSSKYAAIRPFQQLFNQNAIEKVNVPRNVSVFLEQNDLLATWEKPISPFSKECFEYEFYLINLKTGNEQIWNIYSNEFRLRIDVTCKYSIQIRANHHICCRRGFWSDWSEILYVAVVIKPDSVQPYDAKKSIVKVDLDAISL